The Streptomyces sp. CC0208 genome window below encodes:
- the xylA gene encoding xylose isomerase: MNYQPTPEDRFTFGLWTVGWQGRDPFGDATRRALDPVETVQRLAELGAHGVTFHDDDLIPFGASDSAREGHIKRFREALDATGMKVPMATTNLFTHPVFKDGAFTANDRDVRRYALRKTIRNIDLAVELGAETYVAWGGREGAESGGAKDVRVALDRMKEAFDLLGEYVTEQGYDLRFAIEPKPNEPRGDILLPTVGHALAFIERLERPELYGVNPEVGHEQMAGLNFPHGIAQALWAGKLFHIDLNGQSGIKYDQDLRFGAGDLRAAFWLVDLLESAGYAGPKHFDFKPPRTEDLDGVWASAAGCMRNYLILKERAAAFRADPQVQEALRASRLDELAQQTAADGLKSLLADRSAFEDFDVEAAAARGMAFEQLDQLAMDHLLGARG; this comes from the coding sequence ATGAACTACCAGCCCACCCCCGAGGACAGGTTCACCTTCGGCCTTTGGACCGTCGGCTGGCAGGGAAGGGACCCGTTCGGCGACGCCACCCGCCGTGCCCTCGACCCGGTCGAGACGGTGCAGCGCCTGGCCGAGCTCGGTGCCCACGGCGTGACCTTCCACGACGACGACCTGATCCCCTTCGGAGCGTCCGACAGCGCGCGCGAGGGTCACATCAAGCGCTTCCGTGAGGCCCTGGACGCGACCGGCATGAAGGTGCCGATGGCGACCACCAACCTCTTCACGCACCCCGTCTTCAAGGACGGCGCGTTCACCGCCAACGACCGGGACGTGCGCCGTTACGCGCTGCGCAAGACGATCCGCAACATCGACCTGGCGGTCGAGCTCGGCGCCGAGACCTACGTCGCCTGGGGCGGCCGCGAGGGCGCCGAGTCCGGCGGGGCCAAGGACGTGCGCGTCGCCCTGGACCGCATGAAGGAGGCCTTCGACCTGCTCGGCGAGTACGTCACCGAGCAGGGCTACGACCTGCGCTTCGCCATCGAGCCCAAGCCGAACGAGCCGCGCGGCGACATCCTCCTGCCCACCGTCGGCCACGCGCTCGCGTTCATCGAGCGCCTGGAGCGCCCCGAGCTGTACGGCGTGAACCCCGAGGTCGGTCACGAGCAGATGGCCGGACTGAACTTCCCGCACGGCATCGCGCAGGCCCTGTGGGCGGGCAAGCTCTTCCACATCGACCTCAACGGGCAGTCCGGCATCAAGTACGACCAGGACCTCCGCTTCGGCGCGGGTGACCTGCGTGCCGCCTTCTGGCTCGTCGATCTCCTGGAGAGCGCCGGTTACGCCGGTCCGAAGCACTTCGACTTCAAGCCGCCGCGGACCGAGGACCTCGACGGTGTGTGGGCGTCGGCCGCGGGCTGCATGCGCAACTACCTCATCCTCAAGGAGCGTGCGGCCGCCTTCCGCGCCGACCCGCAGGTCCAGGAGGCGCTGCGCGCCTCGCGTCTGGACGAGTTGGCGCAGCAGACGGCGGCGGACGGCCTCAAGTCGCTGCTCGCGGACCGCAGTGCCTTCGAGGACTTCGACGTGGAGGCGGCCGCGGCCCGCGGGATGGCCTTCGAGCAGCTCGACCAGCTCGCCATGGACCACCTGCTGGGTGCGCGCGGCTGA
- a CDS encoding cytochrome P450 yields the protein MPAPMLEEPAPDGRESASDPYPFYAALRAKGPVHRVLVPGSGESWLVVAHDAARAALTDPRLRNDIRHSSSWRSDGGHAVGRNLLQTDPPQHTRLRRLVAAHFTAGSVAALRPRIEAIALDLLAALPERGTADLVARYALPLPVAVICGLLGVPAADREVFHAWSDELVRPTSPEAATTAGAALTEYLTDLIARGREGRASGLLGDLVAAEDLTSEEILGMAFLILVAGHETTVDLISGTVHALLAHPDQLALLRAEPDLTGPAVEESLRYNSPVHATAFRFAAEPLDIDGTRIEAGDSVQISLAAASRDPLRYPDPDRFDLRRATRAHLGFGHGPHHCLGAPLARAEATVAVRLLLSHRPALAFATDPGSLAWRSNTLLRGLVELPLRFG from the coding sequence ATGCCCGCGCCCATGCTGGAGGAACCGGCCCCGGACGGCCGCGAATCGGCCTCGGACCCGTACCCGTTCTACGCCGCGCTGCGGGCCAAAGGCCCCGTGCATCGCGTCCTCGTCCCCGGAAGCGGTGAGAGCTGGCTCGTCGTCGCCCATGACGCGGCGCGAGCGGCGCTGACCGACCCCCGTCTGCGCAACGACATCCGGCATTCCTCCTCCTGGCGGAGCGACGGCGGACACGCGGTCGGCCGCAACCTGCTCCAGACCGATCCTCCGCAGCACACCAGGCTGCGCCGGCTGGTGGCGGCCCACTTCACGGCCGGGAGCGTCGCCGCGCTGCGCCCGAGGATCGAAGCCATCGCGCTCGACCTCCTCGCCGCACTGCCGGAGCGGGGTACGGCCGATCTGGTCGCCCGGTACGCGCTGCCGCTGCCCGTCGCGGTGATCTGCGGCCTGCTGGGCGTGCCCGCGGCCGACCGCGAGGTGTTCCACGCCTGGTCCGACGAACTGGTCAGGCCCACCTCGCCCGAGGCGGCGACCACCGCCGGAGCCGCACTGACCGAGTACCTCACCGATCTGATCGCCCGAGGACGCGAGGGGAGGGCGTCCGGCCTGCTCGGTGACCTCGTGGCAGCCGAGGACCTCACCTCCGAGGAGATCCTCGGCATGGCGTTCCTGATCCTCGTCGCGGGCCACGAGACGACCGTCGACCTGATCTCCGGAACCGTCCACGCGCTGTTGGCCCACCCGGACCAACTCGCCCTGCTCCGCGCCGAACCGGATCTGACCGGGCCGGCCGTCGAGGAGTCCCTGCGCTACAACTCGCCCGTCCACGCCACCGCGTTCCGCTTCGCGGCCGAGCCGCTCGATATCGACGGCACCCGGATCGAGGCGGGGGACTCCGTGCAGATCTCGCTCGCCGCGGCCTCCCGCGATCCCCTGCGCTATCCCGACCCCGACCGCTTCGACCTGCGCCGCGCCACGCGCGCACACCTGGGATTCGGCCACGGACCGCACCACTGCCTGGGCGCCCCGCTGGCCCGCGCGGAGGCGACCGTGGCCGTGCGTCTGCTGCTGAGCCACCGGCCCGCGCTCGCCTTCGCGACCGACCCGGGCAGCTTGGCCTGGCGCAGCAACACCCTCCTGAGGGGCCTGGTCGAACTACCGCTGCGGTTCGGCTGA
- a CDS encoding acyl-CoA desaturase has protein sequence MSQSTVTVAPRPRGTSGPSPGGSEFAPLLRAVKARGLLDRRHGWYARTVALNALALAGLVTAVALSGDSWRTLLLAPLLAVFCARTAFIGHDAGHAQITGDRTAGRVIGLVHGNLLLGMSYSWWNQKHNRHHANPNHIDKDPDVAADVLVFSGEQATGRTGFRRRLTRHQAWLFFPLTLLEGIALKIQGFRDLRRQEPGERVVEGALLVSHVAAYAALLLTTMSPGKALAFAALHQALFGLHLGMAFAPNHKGMEMPDPDGESWGHLRRQVLTSRNVRGGSLTDWFLGGLNYQIEHHLFPSMPRPHLRLAQPLVRAHCRDLGIPYTETGLVDSYRQALSHMHEVGEPLRADR, from the coding sequence ATGTCCCAGAGCACCGTCACCGTCGCACCCCGCCCGCGCGGTACGTCCGGCCCCTCGCCCGGCGGCAGCGAGTTCGCCCCCCTCCTGCGCGCGGTGAAGGCCCGGGGCCTTCTGGACCGCCGCCATGGCTGGTACGCCCGGACCGTAGCCCTCAATGCGCTCGCTCTCGCCGGACTCGTCACGGCTGTCGCCCTGTCCGGCGACTCCTGGCGCACCCTGCTGCTGGCCCCGCTCCTGGCCGTGTTCTGCGCCCGCACCGCCTTCATAGGGCACGACGCGGGCCATGCGCAGATCACCGGCGACAGGACGGCCGGCCGCGTCATAGGCCTCGTCCACGGCAACCTGCTGCTCGGGATGAGCTACTCCTGGTGGAACCAGAAGCACAACCGCCACCATGCCAACCCCAACCACATCGACAAGGACCCCGACGTCGCCGCCGACGTCCTCGTCTTCAGCGGCGAGCAGGCGACCGGACGCACCGGCTTCAGGCGCCGGCTCACCCGCCACCAGGCCTGGCTGTTCTTCCCGCTCACCCTGCTCGAGGGCATCGCCCTGAAGATCCAGGGCTTCCGGGACCTGCGCCGACAGGAACCGGGGGAGCGGGTCGTCGAGGGCGCCCTCCTGGTGAGCCACGTCGCTGCCTACGCCGCGCTGCTGCTGACCACCATGTCCCCCGGTAAGGCGCTCGCCTTCGCGGCCCTCCACCAGGCGTTGTTCGGCCTGCACCTGGGGATGGCCTTCGCCCCCAACCACAAGGGCATGGAGATGCCGGACCCGGACGGCGAGTCCTGGGGCCACCTGCGCCGCCAGGTGCTCACCTCCCGCAATGTCCGCGGCGGTAGCCTCACCGACTGGTTCCTCGGCGGCCTCAACTACCAGATCGAGCACCACCTCTTCCCCAGCATGCCCCGGCCCCATCTGCGCCTCGCGCAGCCCCTGGTGCGCGCCCACTGCCGGGATCTGGGTATCCCCTACACGGAGACAGGACTCGTCGACTCCTACCGACAGGCCCTGAGCCACATGCACGAGGTGGGCGAGCCGCTGCGGGCGGACCGCTAG
- a CDS encoding SWF or SNF family helicase, with protein MTGHEGDRERTFAALPPAQGRGFAQTWWGRAWLRALEDAALDTGQVKTGRALARAGAVGAVSVRPGRITAVVQNRDRTTHRADVLLAELPAEQWDRFLDMALERAGHVAALLDREMPPHLVEDAAAAGIELLPGLGDLEPECDCGAWDHCGHTAALCYQVARLLDQDPFVLLLMRGRGEHALLEDIQARGAAPAEEAPGPEGVDAAEAYAAGDILPPLPAPPELPEEPGLPPSLDTEAPPGPGLDPVAVRHLAGRTAVEAHRLLAVALRQRSSEPLPPVTELTTAQDAVRLAVAAPDQALTERLAGGSGRDPRSLADATRAWELEGADALSVLEDQWEPSGAALARARAALDSAWDEDERPSLTADGNRWTVVGAPAQVRLGRDGRWWPYREEGGRWMLAGSAALDPATALASAEPVSAEPQR; from the coding sequence ATGACCGGGCACGAGGGTGACAGGGAGCGCACGTTCGCGGCGCTGCCTCCCGCGCAGGGGCGGGGTTTCGCGCAGACGTGGTGGGGCCGGGCCTGGTTGCGTGCGCTGGAGGACGCCGCGCTCGACACGGGGCAGGTGAAGACGGGCCGCGCACTCGCCCGCGCGGGCGCGGTGGGCGCGGTCTCGGTACGTCCCGGGCGCATCACGGCCGTCGTGCAGAACCGTGATCGCACCACGCACCGCGCCGACGTCCTGCTGGCCGAACTGCCGGCCGAGCAGTGGGACCGCTTTCTCGACATGGCCCTCGAACGTGCCGGGCACGTCGCGGCGCTGCTGGACCGCGAGATGCCGCCGCATCTGGTGGAGGACGCGGCGGCCGCCGGCATCGAACTCCTGCCGGGGCTGGGCGATCTGGAACCGGAGTGCGACTGCGGCGCCTGGGACCACTGCGGGCACACGGCAGCCCTCTGCTATCAGGTGGCCCGCCTGCTGGATCAGGACCCCTTCGTGCTGCTGCTGATGCGCGGCCGGGGCGAACACGCCCTCCTGGAAGACATACAGGCGCGCGGTGCCGCGCCCGCGGAGGAAGCTCCGGGACCGGAGGGGGTGGATGCCGCCGAGGCGTACGCGGCCGGCGACATCCTGCCGCCGCTGCCCGCGCCCCCTGAACTGCCCGAGGAGCCCGGCCTGCCGCCCTCCTTGGACACCGAGGCCCCGCCGGGTCCGGGACTCGACCCGGTCGCCGTCCGTCATCTGGCCGGCCGGACCGCCGTAGAGGCACATCGGCTGCTCGCGGTGGCGCTGCGTCAACGGTCCTCCGAACCGCTTCCTCCCGTAACAGAACTGACGACCGCCCAGGACGCGGTACGACTTGCCGTTGCCGCGCCCGACCAGGCACTGACGGAGCGGCTCGCCGGCGGATCGGGACGTGACCCGCGGTCGCTGGCGGACGCCACGCGCGCGTGGGAGCTCGAGGGCGCGGACGCACTGTCCGTGCTGGAAGACCAATGGGAGCCTTCGGGCGCCGCGCTCGCACGCGCGCGTGCGGCTCTGGACTCGGCCTGGGACGAGGACGAACGGCCGTCGCTCACGGCAGACGGCAACCGGTGGACGGTCGTCGGCGCCCCGGCCCAGGTGCGCCTGGGCCGGGACGGGCGGTGGTGGCCGTACCGCGAGGAAGGGGGACGCTGGATGCTCGCGGGCTCCGCGGCCCTGGACCCGGCGACGGCTCTGGCTTCGGCGGAGCCCGTCTCAGCCGAACCGCAGCGGTAG
- a CDS encoding DEAD/DEAH box helicase — MQRVPAASPSEISELASCRAVFVPGDPARTGRVAFWQPDGAPPPAVAAGTVEDLALVTPGDDGVELVELPAVLLPVRVALPVLTRARTSPHGHRATVFWGAAAVLALQCVARGLLLPGLSATDHDAWRVGPLGPDDAERVRRLAAAMPPEAHAVPLSTAEPLRLPEPEQLLRAFLDAVADALPRSPAAPLVTGGPAYAAQDPRHVPEQRAWAADVAAGHDADVRVSLRIEVRGLTDGEAPAFRAVLQVHSVSDPTIVADAADVWGGATAFGPHARMDCLLALRRAARAWPPLAPLLSAAVPHAVELADEEITDLLGTGAHALSDLGVAVHWPKDMARRLTTRATVGPPDDHDRGSADAPSFLSADALLAFDWWFALGDQQLTREELDRLAEASRPVVRLRDQWVLVDPREVRRARARQDHKVTPVDALRAALTGSAEVDGHPVDVQPTGWLAALRDRLADPEGQEPVPQPAALAAPLRDYQRRGLNWLARMTSSGLGCCLADDMGLGKTITLIALHLHRQTDPASAGPTLVVCPTSLMGNWRREIEKFAPGTPVRRFHGPRRELDGLADGEFVLTTYGTLRLDAPRLAQAAWGMVVADEAQHVKNPYSATARELRSIGARARVALTGTPVENNLSELWAILDWTTPGLLGRLGTFRARYAQAVESGQDPAAAERLARLVRPFLLRRRKSDPGIAPELPPKTETDRAVSLTPEQTGLYEAVVRETLAEIAGADSMARRGLIVKLLTGLKQICNHPAQFLKEEEPVVVGRSGKLELLDELLDTIVAEGASVLVFTQYVRMARLIERHLAARGLPSQFLHGGTPVVRREAMVRSFQEGEVPVFLLSLKAAGTGLNLTRAEHVVHYDRWWNPAVEAQATDRAYRIGQTRPVQVHRLIAEGTVEDRIADMLRRKRELADAVLGSGEAALTELTDAELAELVELRGGAR, encoded by the coding sequence GTGCAGAGAGTTCCCGCGGCATCACCGTCCGAGATCTCCGAACTGGCCTCGTGCCGCGCCGTGTTCGTGCCCGGCGACCCGGCCCGCACCGGCCGTGTGGCCTTCTGGCAGCCCGACGGCGCCCCTCCTCCCGCTGTCGCGGCGGGGACGGTCGAGGACCTCGCGCTCGTGACGCCCGGCGACGACGGTGTGGAACTGGTCGAGCTCCCCGCGGTGTTGCTCCCGGTCCGCGTCGCCCTGCCGGTCCTCACGCGTGCGCGTACCTCCCCGCACGGGCACCGGGCCACCGTCTTCTGGGGAGCTGCGGCCGTGCTGGCCCTGCAGTGCGTGGCGCGCGGGCTGCTGCTGCCCGGCCTGTCCGCCACCGACCACGACGCCTGGCGGGTGGGCCCCCTGGGCCCCGACGATGCCGAGCGGGTGCGCAGGCTGGCCGCGGCCATGCCGCCCGAGGCGCACGCCGTACCGCTGAGCACCGCCGAGCCGCTGCGGCTGCCCGAGCCCGAACAGCTGCTGCGCGCCTTCCTGGACGCGGTCGCCGACGCCCTGCCCCGTTCTCCCGCGGCGCCCCTCGTGACGGGCGGACCCGCCTACGCCGCCCAGGACCCGCGGCACGTACCCGAGCAGCGGGCGTGGGCGGCGGATGTCGCCGCGGGCCACGACGCGGACGTACGGGTCTCGTTGCGGATCGAGGTGCGCGGCCTGACCGATGGTGAGGCGCCCGCCTTCCGGGCCGTGCTCCAGGTGCACAGCGTGAGCGATCCGACGATCGTGGCGGACGCCGCCGACGTATGGGGCGGGGCCACCGCCTTCGGCCCCCACGCGCGGATGGACTGCCTGCTCGCGCTCCGCAGGGCCGCACGCGCGTGGCCCCCGCTCGCCCCGCTGCTCTCGGCGGCCGTCCCGCACGCTGTCGAACTCGCCGACGAGGAGATCACCGATCTGCTCGGAACGGGCGCACACGCGCTGTCCGACTTGGGCGTAGCGGTGCACTGGCCGAAGGACATGGCCAGAAGGCTCACCACGCGCGCGACGGTCGGTCCGCCGGACGACCACGACCGGGGGTCGGCGGACGCTCCGTCGTTCCTGTCCGCCGACGCCCTGCTCGCGTTCGACTGGTGGTTCGCACTGGGCGACCAGCAGCTCACGCGCGAGGAGCTGGACCGGCTCGCCGAGGCCAGCCGGCCTGTGGTGCGGCTGCGTGACCAGTGGGTGCTCGTCGACCCGCGCGAGGTACGCCGGGCCCGCGCCCGGCAGGACCACAAGGTGACGCCCGTCGACGCCCTGAGAGCCGCTCTGACGGGCTCCGCCGAGGTCGACGGCCATCCGGTCGACGTACAGCCCACCGGGTGGCTGGCGGCCCTGCGGGACCGGCTGGCGGACCCGGAGGGCCAGGAGCCGGTCCCGCAGCCCGCCGCGCTCGCCGCGCCCCTGCGGGACTACCAGCGGCGGGGCCTGAACTGGCTGGCCCGTATGACGTCCTCGGGTCTCGGCTGCTGTCTGGCCGACGACATGGGACTCGGCAAGACGATCACCCTGATCGCGCTGCATCTGCACCGGCAGACCGACCCGGCGAGCGCGGGCCCCACCCTCGTGGTGTGCCCGACCTCCCTGATGGGCAACTGGCGGCGCGAGATCGAGAAGTTCGCACCGGGTACGCCCGTGCGCCGCTTCCACGGTCCGCGCCGCGAGCTCGACGGCCTGGCCGACGGGGAGTTCGTGCTCACCACGTACGGCACGCTGCGCCTGGACGCGCCCCGGCTCGCCCAAGCCGCGTGGGGGATGGTCGTCGCGGACGAGGCGCAGCATGTGAAGAACCCGTACTCGGCGACCGCCCGGGAGCTGCGCTCGATCGGGGCACGCGCACGCGTGGCGCTCACCGGAACCCCGGTGGAGAACAACCTGTCGGAGCTGTGGGCGATCCTCGACTGGACGACTCCGGGGCTGCTGGGCCGGCTCGGCACCTTCCGGGCCCGGTACGCACAGGCCGTCGAGAGCGGTCAGGACCCGGCCGCCGCGGAGCGTCTGGCCCGGCTGGTGCGCCCCTTCCTGCTGCGGCGCCGCAAGTCGGATCCCGGAATCGCCCCGGAGCTGCCGCCGAAGACCGAGACCGACCGTGCCGTGTCGCTGACGCCGGAGCAGACGGGCCTGTACGAGGCCGTGGTGCGCGAGACCCTGGCGGAGATCGCGGGGGCGGACAGCATGGCGCGGCGCGGCCTGATCGTGAAGTTGCTGACCGGGCTGAAGCAGATCTGCAACCACCCGGCGCAGTTTCTCAAGGAGGAGGAGCCGGTCGTCGTCGGCCGTTCCGGCAAGCTGGAGCTGTTGGACGAGCTCCTCGACACCATCGTCGCCGAAGGGGCGAGCGTCCTGGTGTTCACGCAGTACGTGCGTATGGCCCGTCTGATCGAGCGGCATCTCGCGGCGCGCGGCCTGCCGTCGCAGTTCCTGCACGGCGGGACGCCGGTCGTCCGGCGCGAGGCGATGGTGCGCAGCTTCCAGGAAGGTGAAGTGCCCGTGTTCCTGCTGTCGTTGAAGGCGGCGGGCACCGGCCTGAATCTCACCCGGGCCGAGCACGTCGTGCACTACGACCGCTGGTGGAACCCGGCCGTCGAGGCGCAGGCCACCGACCGCGCCTACCGCATCGGCCAGACGCGCCCCGTGCAGGTGCACCGGCTGATCGCCGAGGGGACGGTCGAGGACCGTATCGCCGACATGCTGCGCCGCAAGCGGGAGTTGGCCGACGCGGTGCTCGGTTCCGGCGAGGCGGCACTGACCGAGCTGACGGACGCCGAGCTGGCCGAGCTGGTGGAACTGCGAGGGGGCGCACGATGA
- a CDS encoding patatin-like phospholipase family protein, translated as MGSTALVLGGGGPVGGAWMTGVLAGLSDAGVDPTRADVVIGTSAGAIFGSRLLAGESARELYERQLVGADQVDLRVSLGQTLRFLWAALGSRDPQRSVQRLGRTALKARTGPESEVFDTLRSLLHNAGDWPDHALRITAVEALSGHLTAFDADSGVTLLEAVAASCAVPVIWPPVTVAGRRWMDGGSRATANVHLARGHHHVLAIAPVPAAVGPHPGAGQQAAALAAEGAHVTLVTPDRTARRAMGRDLTSVARGPEAARAGHAQATELAASVNAVWRAER; from the coding sequence GTGGGCAGTACGGCACTCGTCCTCGGCGGGGGTGGCCCCGTCGGTGGAGCCTGGATGACAGGAGTTCTCGCGGGCCTGTCGGACGCCGGTGTCGACCCGACCCGCGCGGACGTCGTGATCGGCACCTCGGCCGGTGCGATCTTCGGTTCGCGTCTCCTCGCCGGCGAGTCGGCGCGCGAGCTGTACGAACGCCAACTGGTCGGCGCCGACCAGGTGGACCTCCGCGTCAGCCTCGGCCAGACACTCCGCTTCCTGTGGGCCGCGCTGGGCTCCCGCGACCCGCAGCGCTCCGTACAGCGCCTGGGACGAACGGCGTTGAAGGCCCGTACGGGCCCCGAGTCCGAGGTGTTCGACACGCTGCGCTCCCTGCTGCACAACGCGGGGGACTGGCCCGACCACGCGCTGCGGATCACGGCCGTCGAAGCCCTGTCCGGACACCTGACAGCCTTCGACGCCGACTCGGGCGTGACTCTCCTCGAAGCGGTCGCCGCAAGCTGCGCGGTCCCCGTGATCTGGCCTCCCGTCACCGTGGCCGGGCGCCGCTGGATGGACGGAGGCAGTCGCGCCACGGCCAACGTCCACCTCGCCCGCGGCCATCACCACGTCCTGGCGATCGCCCCGGTCCCGGCCGCCGTGGGGCCCCATCCCGGCGCCGGACAACAAGCGGCGGCCCTTGCCGCCGAAGGCGCCCACGTCACTCTCGTGACCCCGGACCGCACCGCACGCCGTGCCATGGGCCGCGACCTGACCTCCGTCGCACGCGGTCCCGAGGCCGCCCGGGCCGGCCACGCCCAGGCGACGGAACTCGCAGCCTCGGTGAACGCGGTCTGGCGCGCCGAGCGATAG
- a CDS encoding TetR/AcrR family transcriptional regulator: MTDDVTAPVRRRDARRNRELLVEAAHEVFTEQGLEAPLDVIARRAGVGNATLYRHFPSRAALVDAVFRDPLTGTMAAGEQARAATDPWEGLVGYLEAVFAVLATDRGTNDLMTTHLEGVESLQAVHAHNRATMDLLLRRGHEEGSIRADATTEDVLFALAALGRAVPSLATAAGPEAWRRPLALLLDGLRASPAVAPLPSPALTADELGDVLQGLGPHRAPRSSPE, encoded by the coding sequence ATGACGGACGACGTGACGGCGCCGGTACGGCGCCGCGATGCGCGCCGCAACCGGGAGTTGTTGGTCGAGGCTGCTCACGAGGTGTTCACGGAGCAGGGGCTGGAGGCACCTCTGGACGTGATCGCGCGGCGGGCGGGGGTCGGGAACGCCACGCTCTACCGGCACTTCCCGAGTCGCGCGGCACTCGTCGACGCGGTCTTCCGTGACCCGCTGACAGGCACCATGGCCGCCGGCGAGCAGGCCCGGGCCGCCACGGACCCCTGGGAGGGACTCGTCGGCTACCTGGAGGCCGTGTTCGCCGTGCTGGCCACCGATCGCGGCACGAACGACCTGATGACCACCCACCTCGAGGGCGTCGAGTCCTTGCAGGCCGTGCACGCCCACAACCGGGCGACGATGGACCTGCTGCTGCGTCGGGGCCACGAAGAGGGAAGCATCCGCGCGGACGCCACCACCGAGGACGTCCTGTTCGCGCTGGCCGCGCTCGGCCGGGCCGTGCCCTCCCTCGCCACGGCCGCCGGTCCCGAAGCCTGGCGCCGCCCCCTCGCCCTGCTCCTCGACGGCCTGCGCGCCTCGCCCGCCGTCGCCCCCCTGCCCTCCCCGGCGCTCACCGCGGACGAACTCGGCGATGTCCTTCAGGGCTTGGGACCACACCGGGCGCCGCGCAGCTCCCCGGAGTGA
- the xylB gene encoding xylulokinase: MSAAEGPLVVGVDTSTQSTKALVVDAATGQVVARGQAPHTVSSGAGRESDPRQWWDALSEALRQCGDAAREAAAVSIGGQQHGLVTLDAQGEPVRPALLWNDVRSAPQARRLIEELSGPKAWAERTGSVPGASFTVTKWAWLAEHEPEALRATKAVRLPHDYLTERLTGEGTTDRGDASGTGWWASATESYDSEILAHVGLDPALLPRVVRPGEVAGTVRDGHDLPFSKGTLVAPGTGDNAAAALGLGLRPGTPVMSLGTSGTVYAVSKRRPTDPTGTVAGFADAHGDWLPLACTLNCTLAVDRVAALLGLDREAVEPVSGVTLLPYLDGERTPNLPNASGLLHGLRHDTTGGQLLQAAYDGAVQALLGALDLVLDEDADRSAPLLLIGGGAQGTAWQQTVRRLSGRPVQVPEAKELVALGAAAQAAGLLTGEDPGAVARRWNTAAGPVLEAVERDDETLARIAGVLSDAAPLLERGTSEK; this comes from the coding sequence ATGTCAGCAGCCGAGGGTCCGCTCGTCGTCGGCGTGGACACGTCCACCCAGTCCACCAAGGCCCTGGTGGTCGACGCGGCCACCGGCCAGGTCGTCGCGCGCGGCCAGGCACCGCACACCGTGTCCTCCGGAGCCGGCCGGGAGAGCGACCCGCGCCAGTGGTGGGACGCCCTGTCCGAGGCCCTGCGCCAGTGCGGGGACGCCGCGCGCGAGGCCGCCGCGGTCTCGATCGGCGGCCAGCAGCACGGCCTGGTCACGCTGGACGCGCAGGGCGAGCCGGTGCGCCCGGCCCTGCTCTGGAACGACGTCCGCTCCGCGCCGCAGGCCAGGCGCCTCATCGAGGAACTGAGCGGCCCGAAGGCGTGGGCGGAGCGGACCGGAAGCGTGCCGGGCGCCTCCTTCACGGTCACGAAGTGGGCCTGGCTCGCCGAGCACGAGCCCGAGGCCCTGCGCGCCACGAAGGCCGTCCGGCTGCCCCACGACTACCTCACCGAGCGGCTCACCGGGGAGGGCACGACCGACCGCGGCGACGCCTCCGGCACTGGCTGGTGGGCGTCCGCCACGGAGTCCTACGACAGCGAGATCCTGGCGCACGTGGGCCTCGACCCCGCCCTGCTCCCCCGCGTGGTCCGGCCCGGCGAGGTGGCCGGCACCGTGCGCGACGGCCATGACCTGCCGTTCTCCAAGGGCACTCTGGTGGCCCCCGGCACCGGTGACAACGCGGCCGCCGCGCTGGGCCTCGGCCTGCGCCCCGGTACGCCGGTGATGAGCCTCGGCACCTCCGGCACGGTCTACGCCGTGTCGAAGCGGCGCCCCACCGACCCGACCGGCACCGTGGCGGGCTTCGCCGACGCCCACGGCGACTGGCTGCCGCTGGCCTGCACCCTGAACTGCACGCTCGCCGTCGACCGCGTCGCCGCCCTGCTGGGCCTGGACCGCGAGGCCGTGGAGCCGGTCTCAGGGGTCACCCTGCTGCCCTACCTCGACGGCGAGCGCACCCCGAACCTGCCGAACGCCTCCGGGCTGCTGCACGGCCTGCGCCACGACACCACCGGCGGCCAGCTCCTTCAGGCCGCCTACGACGGCGCCGTACAGGCACTGCTGGGAGCGCTGGACCTGGTGCTCGACGAGGACGCGGACCGTTCGGCACCGCTGCTCCTGATCGGCGGCGGCGCCCAGGGCACCGCCTGGCAGCAGACCGTAAGGCGGCTCTCCGGGCGGCCTGTCCAGGTGCCCGAGGCCAAGGAACTGGTCGCCCTCGGCGCCGCCGCGCAGGCCGCGGGACTGCTGACCGGCGAGGACCCGGGCGCGGTCGCCCGGCGCTGGAACACGGCCGCCGGGCCGGTGCTGGAAGCCGTTGAGCGGGACGACGAAACGCTGGCCAGGATCGCCGGGGTACTCTCCGACGCGGCGCCGCTGCTGGAGCGGGGGACCTCTGAGAAGTGA